One Trichoderma atroviride chromosome 7, complete sequence DNA segment encodes these proteins:
- a CDS encoding uncharacterized protein (EggNog:ENOG41) codes for MTNDSASINSAASGSTPSQTVITPTVLRRSATMEPNKSRGLVVSYTSPDPVVSTTPGPSDNTAIISQVSSSQNDNSHNEVITKAVNRVITSTTTISKSTEVVESKPSKMQTMFTKTRSRSKVSPKPEVTHITLDYYLEYISNERLRRMPGRGSAWDRVLHAAQFFGLHISDFGDKINTFINGELLDALSQEARVDDISGGQEVLSNGRNDHASINGALDLITSALTTAHSLLEIGYTQAETLLPTFSALYEISVLYTDIIRAYNLQQPSHEILNALVQTFHSVIVFLNGMRTLYQQKISNVNPGSSESLNFGPNFKSKVEQVWRFKEALSNEIWKQKLEAAGLPTNVNLLQSKLQPNKSHYVPNGVFEKIGHYANISTEVGYWLKNILSDDNSGQIVCITGDEACGKTFLAGWIEERLARPIHVESNHVLRYDFPYNLPSLPTADVFLKNILYKILEENVGNIDVYKSIAHAFEQQSGDADSGPTELLLWEALHASLKAIRIQHASIIMILDGCEGFAGGDAEFYKKLRTCIHGLSNVRVVTFSRSIPDSVREYEHEIPNTKVEKDIETYFLEILSRSDVFNSLSSTERKEFFQNIMAKANNNWLWSFYASKFLSKEQSKASLLQSGHDMETDILLKVMKTFEFDKRHSLRNHSLKTLLTAMLVVTRPLTIEEVAQILSIDLHMHMNSAFPTPFDAAALISEYSYGLVIIRDGHVHFRTKAVHLFMKSQLGSASFLAEAEAHRQLTLIMLLYARISLKSDTELNIDTLHHGLALSTISGDSLLQYVVQNWVTHFQKSSLSETKVQHVFPGSITLLLLERTCWSRAYTKEQLVLNHKLALQIRQACFGEHVTVVHTLISLGYTYLNVLGSHSDAAWYFYKAAKLGEKILTAKSAIVHSCTSHFLKYMATLKITGKTEITTVHTQEKIDIVECYAEMIQLAIRIDQHKHGYSSDQVIFWYKTLTKLYIDSKQEERVIDVYKELYTATATKYGSESEEAKRVYRYFVTLDIVFNDPSVGRVGELEQLIFGIGKEFTDYLCIKNWLWLANTFEQCKHLFEAERLYVSLWQSITVICDREADVDASSIKIDIALEYVKFLRRQGRDKDASSILICLAAEYKEGKECHEYTTNGETEESEAVIKYITRIRDVAEECRAIGLTTIAVSILRKVWNSFSSKGYSKETQRTATLITEVIKEITETTTTVVTTKTTTVTESTEKAVKELFEHFVHQHHHDESDTTLFSASKALISVYTQQQNWREAEETLKKTLNSTWREILIAGSKIKLPQYSIGECLDIAHHLADCYSTQGLFSMAEEIHSQIFAACSTLELEDNLSTKSTTLTGAELYEAAANSLVAFYEGHHRHTEAINVHIKVLEKYEKELGTKHESTIKTL; via the exons ATGACCAACGACTCCGCCAGCATCAATTCTGCTGCCAGCGgctcaactccatcacagACTGTGATAACTCCTACTGTTCTTCGACGATCTGCCACCATGGAGCCTAATAAGTCTCGTGGCCTGGTAGTATCATACACTTCTCCTGATCCTGTAGTATCGACTACACCAGGGCCTTCCGATAACACTGCTATAATCTCTCAAGTGTCTTCATCTCAGAACGACAACAGCCATAACGAAGTGATAACAAAGGCTGTTAACAGAGTCATCACCTCCACTACTACCATTAGTAAATCGACAGAGGTGGTAGAGAGCAAACCGTCCAAGATGCAAACGATGTTTACTAAGACTAGATCCCGCTCTAAAGTGTCTCCTAAGCCTGAAGTTACTCATATTACTCTCGATTACTATCTTGAATACATTTCAAATGAACGACTTCGTCGGATGCCCGGCAGAGGCAGCGCCTGGGATCGCGTTCTCCACGCTGCGCAATTCTTTGGGCTCCACATTTCGGACTTTGGAGACAAAATCAATACTTTCATCAATGGAGAATTGCTTGATGCTCTTTCCCAAGAAGCCAGAGTCGATGATATATCTGGCGGTCAAGAGGTTCTCTCCAATGGACGCAATGATCATGCTTCTATCAACGGCGCCCTCGACTTGATTACCAGTGCTCTTACGACTGCTCACTCTTTACTAGAG ATTGGATACACACAAGCTGAGACTCTTTTGCCCACCTTTTCTGCTCTTTACGAGATCTCTGTATTGTATACGGACATTATCCGAGCATATAATCTCCAGCAGCCTTCGCATGAGATTCTGAATGCCTTGGTTCAAACTTTCCACAGTGTAATCGTCTTTCTTAACGGTATGAGAACACTATATCAACAGAAGATTAGCAATGTCAACCCTGGGTCATCAGAATCTCTTAATTTTGGTCCCAACTTCAAATCGAAGGTTGAGCAGGTCTGGCGCTTCAAAGAGGCACTCTCCAATGAGATATGGAAGCAAAAGCTCGAAGCCGCAGGTCTCCCTACAAATGTCAACCTTCTTCAATCGAAGCTTCAGCCTAATAAGAGCCATTATGTTCCCAATGGCGTATTCGAAAAGATTGGTCACTATGCCAATATATCGACTGAAGTCGGCTACTGGCTGAAGAATATTCTTTCTGATGACAATAGCGGCCAGATCGTCTGCATTACTGGCGATGAAGCCTGTGGTAAGACATTCCTCGCTGGATGGATAGAGGAAAGACTTGCACGGCCTATCCATGTTGAATCTAATCATGTTCTTCGATACGATTTTC CATACAATCTGCCAAGTCTGCCAACTGCCGATGTCTTTCTCAAAAACATTTTATACAAAATCCTTGAGGAGAATGTCGGCAATATCGATGTGTATAAGAGCATCGCGCATGCTTTCGAGCAACAATCTGGCGACGCAGATTCTGGGCCTACAGAGCTTTTACTATGGGAAGCCTTACATGCCTCACTCAAAGCTATCCGCATTCAGCATGCGTCGATAATCATGATTTTGGATGGTTGCGAGGGGTTTGCTGGTGGCGACGCCGAGTTCTATAAAAAGCTCCGAACCTGCATCCATGGGCTCTCAAATGTCCGTGTCGTGACATTTTCTCGCTCAATTCCTGATAGTGTCAGGGAATACGAGCATGAGATTCCTAACACCAAAGTTGAAAAAGACATTGAAACTTATTTTCTTGAGATCTTATCTCGGTCTGATGTTTTCAACAGCTTGAGCTCTACAGAGCGCAAAGAGTTCTTCCAAAATATCAtggcaaaggcaaacaaCAACTGGCTTTGGTCATTTTATGCTTCCAAATTCTTGTCCAAAGAACAATCAAAGGCCTCTCTTCTACAGTCAGGCCACGATATGGAAACGGACATACTGCTCAAGGTTATGAAGACTTTTGAGTTTGATAAACGCCACTCTTTGAGAAACCACTCCTTGAAGACTCTTTTGACCGCAATGTTAGTGGTCACACGCCCCCTCACCATTGAAGAGGTCGCTCAAATCCTTTCAATTGATCTTCATATGCATATGAACTCGGCATTTCCCACGCcttttgatgctgccgcACTCATCTCCGAATATAGCTACGGCCTAGTCATAATTCGAGATGGCCATGTTCATTTTCGCACTAAAGCCGTCCACTTATTCATGAAATCGCAGCTTGGAAGCGCTTCGTTTCTGGCTGAGGCAGAAGCGCATCGGCAATTAACGTTGATAATGCTTTTGTACGCCAGAATCTCTTTGAAAAGCGATACAGAGCTGAACATAGACACATTACACCATGGCCTTGCTCTATCTACCATTTCTGGAGATTCTTTACTCCAATATGTCGTACAGAATTGGGTTACGCACTTTCAAAAGTCCAGTCTGTCTGAGACCAAAGTTCAACATGTCTTCCCTGGTTCTATCACGTTGCTCCTTCTTGAAAGGACTTGTTGGAGCAGAGCATATACAAAAGAGCAACTCGTTCTCAATCACAAACTCGCTCTCCAGATTCGGCAAGCATGCTTTGGTGAACATGTTACGGTGGTTCATACTTTGATCAGCCTTGGCTACACCTATCTCAATGTTTTGGGTTCCCATTCCGATGCGGCGTGGTACTTCTACAAGGCAGCCAAACTTGGAGAAAAGATCTTGACAGCAAAATCTGCCATTGTGCATAGCTGCACGAGCCATTTCTTAAAGTACATGGCAACTTTGAAGATAACTGGCAAGACTGAAATCACCACCGTTCACACTCAAGAGAAAATTGATATTGTCGAGTGCTATGCAGAAATGATCCAGCTAGCTATCAGAATTGATCAGCATAAGCATGGGTATTCTAGTGACCAGGTGATCTTTTGGTATAAGACGCTCACAAAGCTTTACATTGAcagcaaacaagaagagcGTGTTATTGATGTCTATAAAGAGCTGTATACTGCCACGGCCACCAAATACGGCAGCGAGTcagaagaggcaaagaggGTTTATAGGTACTTCGTTACCCTGGATATCGTTTTCAATGACCCTTCGGTTGGCAGAGTTGGCGAACTCGAGCAACTCATCTTTGGAATTGGCAAAGAATTTACAGATTACCTTTGCATAAAGAATTGGCTCTGGTTGGCCAACACATTTGAACAATGCAAGCACCTTTTCGAGGCCGAGAGACTTTATGTCAGCCTTTGGCAAAGCATTACTGTCATTTGTGACCGAGAAGCCGATGTGGATGCCAGTTCAATCAAGATTGACATTGCACTTGAATATGTCAAGTTTCTTCGAAGACAGGGCCGTGACAAAGATGCGAGTAGCATTCTTATCTGCCTTGCTGCAGAGTACAAAGAGGGTAAAGAGTGCCATGAATATACAACCAACGGTGAAACTGAGGAATCCGAAGCAGTGATCAAGTACATCACAAGGATCAGAGATGTCGCAGAAGAGTGCAGGGCTATTGGTTTGACAACCATTGCTGTTTCCATTCTGAGGAAAGTTTGGAACTCATTCAGCAGCAAAGGGTACAGCAAAGAAACCCAGAGAACTGCGACTCTTATTACTGAAGTGATTAAGGAGATCACAGAGACAACCACGACAGTAGTAACGACAAAGACAACTACCGTGACTGAGTCAACAGAAAAAGCAGTGAAAGAGTTGTTTGAGCATTTCGTGCATCAGCACCATCATGATGAGTCTGATACTACCTTATTCTCGGCATCGAAGGCTCTGATCAGCGTATACACTCAACAACAAAATTGgcgcgaggctgaggagacGCTTAAGAAGACTCTGAATTCTACCTGGCGCGAAATTCTCATCGCAGGCTCTAAGATCAAGCTCCCCCAGTACTCAATAGGGGAATGCTTGGACATAGCACACCACTTGGCCGACTGTTACTCGACTCAGGGACTCTTTTCTATGGCTGAGGAGATTCACTCGCAAATCTTTGCCGCTTGCAGCACCCTTGAGCTAGAAGACAATCTCAGCACCAAATCTACCACCCTTACAGGAGCTGAGCTGTATGAAGCTGCCGCGAATAGCTTGGTTGCATTCTACGAGGGGCATCACCGCCATACAGAAGCTATCAATGTCCACATCAAAGTGCTAGAGAAATATGAGAAAGAACTGGGCACAAAACATGAATCGACTATCAAGACGCTCTGA